In Propionispora vibrioides, the sequence CAGTTATTGCCATATAGACGGCTCCATTCCTAGCAGTTCCTTGCCAGGCCGGTTTATAGCAAAAAGCGGCACAGTATAAAGGTAAAATTCACCTAATTATCGAATATGGTTAAAAAGATAGATTTGGAGGTGTTTACTATGTCAGAAGAGACCTCGATCGGTTACAGGTATAAAATTGTCTTTATCCGGCATGGCCAGAGTGAATGGAACCGCACTAATCGCTTTACCGGCTGGATGGATGTGGACTTGACGGAAGATGGAGTAGCGGAAGCCCGCCAGGCGGGAAAGCTATTACGTACGGCAAATTATCACTTCGACGCCGCCGTTACCTCCCGCTTGAAACGGGCCATTAAAACGATGCATTTTGTGCTGGAGGAAATGGACCAGCTTTGGATTCCCGAATATAAAAGCTGGCAGCTTAACGAACGCCATTATGGCGCGCTGCAAGGTCGCAATAAAGCCGAAACTGCCCAGCTTTTTGGCGATGAGCAGGTCAGAATCTGGCGGCGCAGTTATGACATAGCTCCACCGGCTCTGGAGAAGGAAGACACCATGTTTCCCGGCCATGACCCCCGTTATGCGGATATCCCGACGGAACAATTGCCGGCTACCGAATCACTGAAGGATACGGAAAAACGGGTTATCGCTTATTGGGAAGAAAGCCTGGTACCCAAAATCAAACAGGGTCTTTGTCTGCTGGTTGCCGCCCATGGCAACAGCCTGCGCGCCCTGGTTAAGCACATTGATCAGATTAGCGCCGACAAGATTATGTCGTTGGAGATCCCGACAGGTGTCCCACTGGTTTACGAGTTCACCGCCGATCTGAAACCGGTCCGTTCCTACTACCTGCAAGACACTAAATAAGAACCCTAATAACATAAATAAAAGAGATCGGGCTAAGCAGCTTGCGCTTCCCGATCTCCTTTTTATTTAGGCACTTTATACTTTACGGCGGTCTTTAGATTGCTGCACTAACGGCTTTACCAGCAGCAAGACAATACAATAACTCAGCAGTGAGCCAATAATGGCCGATAGCAGATAGCCGGCAATACCACCGGCCGTCCCCGTCCCTAAGGCTTCCAGGCTGTAATCCGGTAACCACGCGTTCCACAGGCCGCCCACCTTGGCTACTCCCTGCGGTACATAACCCAGCACGGCCTGCAGTTCCTCGCCACCCCACTCACCCCAGGCAGTTCCCTCGGCCAGCATGCCCAACGGCGTGAGCAGCATCATAGCCACTAGAAACCAAATGTACCGTTTAGCCATGTCCGGCCTCCTCCGGTGAACGGCCGGGCAGCCGGGTCAGCACAAAATGCGCCGAATCACGCAATATGTATTTTAACGCAAGACCGGTAACCGCGCCCTCAACAAAACCAGCCACCAGCAAATGGGCAAACAGCATGGCCGGCACAGCCACCGCTAAACCGTACGGGCAATATAGCGGCGTACCGTCGGGGGTATGAAACAGCATGGGCTGGACGCCGAATTCCAGGGAGGCCATGAACGCCGCCACATTGATCCCAATATAGCCGGCCGCCGAGGCTGCGAAAATCCGCCGGGCCGAATGCAACGCTGCGTTCCGGCTAAGTGCCATATAGACAAAATAACTGACAAAGGGCAGTACCACGGCCATATTAAACGCATTAGCCCCAAAGGCCAGAATCCCGCCGTCACCAAATACCAGCGCCTGGATAAACAACGCTACGCTTACGACAATGACCGCAATCCACGGGCCAAATACAATAGCCATCAGAGCAGCACCGGTAGCATGAGCAGTAGTTCCATCAGGAATCGGAACAT encodes:
- the gpmA gene encoding 2,3-diphosphoglycerate-dependent phosphoglycerate mutase, with amino-acid sequence MSEETSIGYRYKIVFIRHGQSEWNRTNRFTGWMDVDLTEDGVAEARQAGKLLRTANYHFDAAVTSRLKRAIKTMHFVLEEMDQLWIPEYKSWQLNERHYGALQGRNKAETAQLFGDEQVRIWRRSYDIAPPALEKEDTMFPGHDPRYADIPTEQLPATESLKDTEKRVIAYWEESLVPKIKQGLCLLVAAHGNSLRALVKHIDQISADKIMSLEIPTGVPLVYEFTADLKPVRSYYLQDTK
- a CDS encoding PDGLE domain-containing protein, with amino-acid sequence MAKRYIWFLVAMMLLTPLGMLAEGTAWGEWGGEELQAVLGYVPQGVAKVGGLWNAWLPDYSLEALGTGTAGGIAGYLLSAIIGSLLSYCIVLLLVKPLVQQSKDRRKV
- the cbiM gene encoding cobalt transporter CbiM; protein product: MHIPDGYLSPSTCAVFTAAMLPFWYRASAKLKETVEAAQAPFIAMGAIFVFLVMMFNVPIPDGTTAHATGAALMAIVFGPWIAVIVVSVALFIQALVFGDGGILAFGANAFNMAVVLPFVSYFVYMALSRNAALHSARRIFAASAAGYIGINVAAFMASLEFGVQPMLFHTPDGTPLYCPYGLAVAVPAMLFAHLLVAGFVEGAVTGLALKYILRDSAHFVLTRLPGRSPEEAGHG